The Eschrichtius robustus isolate mEscRob2 chromosome 16, mEscRob2.pri, whole genome shotgun sequence DNA segment TCCCCTTCTGGCTTCTAATATTCtgagaaaacaaagcaaatcatgcaaaaaataaaaataagatatttttggTTCTTGGTGAGATTACAGTTAAGGGgcctttattgtttgtttttttttttaatgtgggaagcATGATTTTTATCCAGCCTGTAAGAAACCAGCATTGTTCTTTATATACTGATGTAGTATTCCAAAAGAGAATCTTTCCTTTGGTTAAAAAGCAGCCAAATATCAAGAAGCAAGTGACTTATGGGATGGTTCTTTGTTGGTGCTAAGTCTTCGAAAAATTCTAGCTCAAGAGCTGGGAGAAGAAATAGGTTACCCAGTGACCCACCAAACTAGAGGTATACGTGAGGATCTCTGCCTCTGGTCATTTTCTAAGTGTGCTGTACTAGGTCCAGAGATCCAAAGAGCCCTACCTACCTGAATAAAGAAAGCCCACATTATCTGGAGTAAATCTGATGTGCACAGCGAGATGTTATTCACAGCTTCACGATCAGATTCTCTTCAGGTCTTTGTAGTCTGGTTTTACAAGCTGAGTTACTTAGGGCCTCAGAAAGCAGGTCTTAAAAGCAGTTACTTACTAACTGCCAAAATGTTCTGTTCCTCAGGAAGTGATTAGAGCAAAGTACGGAGGTACTGAAACATTTATGGAGTTTTACCTACTGTATTGTCTTGAAGGGCTAGCGATAAATTAGTATACGTGTCAACACCGCATAATAGCACAGTGGGATTTTTCAAAGGTCCAAAGTTGAATTTTTTTCAGATGTAGTGTGGTTTGCTAATAATGTCTTgccatttttaaatgctttcagctttcacTGGCCTTGGCTCACTAAAGCTCGTGCCCATTGAGTTCACTGACTCTGCCAACCCAGTCTGACCTCTTGTCTTCCCTGACCCTCTAGACTGAGTACCCCagtaggtgggtgggtggaggggtgggaagggggatGGGTGGATGCAAGGCGGGGGTGGATGGGCAGGAGGATAGGTGGAAGAGGGGTGGGCAGGTGGGTAAATGTTAGCaggagggtgagggtggggggtggATGGGTTGGTGAGTGAATGAGTCTTGGTCGTCTCCGGAGTACACAGGGCCTTGAAGTCACTCAGATACCCTGGGCGGTTGGATGGGGATCTGATGAGGAGATGAAGCTGGAAAAGTGGGTGGAAGATGAGACTGCTGCCCACCCCTCCTCAGCTTTCCTTCTTGAGCAGATGCTATACAGTATTCATAGCCTCCTTGGCTAATATCTTTGGAACCTGGAAGGAAGATGGAATCAGAGGAGATTGGAAGGTGGTGTGACTGAAGTGTCCTCTGGTGGCCATAGGGGGTTTGACggtattcttaggtatttttttcattgtctgttctcccctccccactccacacCCCCAGGCTCCCACAGAgccccactagaatataaactccatgaggacagggcttTTTCACTGTTTACTCATTGTTGTCTATCCAGtgtctagaatagtgcctggcacgtagtaggcattcaacaaatacttatttttgAATCCTGCTCCACCATTTTATTGATCTATGACGCTGAGCAGCATTCTTAACTTCataaagcctcagtttcctcatgagtAAAATGGAGACGCTAACATCCCTGCCCCCACCAGCATTAACTGAGAAAGAGACCTACACGTGCTGAGCAAGAGCCCTCGGTCAAATGTGTGTTCCCTTCTCACCCACCAGCTGGCAGTGATGATGCGTTACATGCTGACTTGATTTGCACCTGATTTGATGGGCACATTTGCTCTAATGGGCATGGGCTTTATACTGCATGTGGGGCAGCCTGGGGAAATCGTCCAAGCCTAGTCCCAGGCAGGTTAGGCAAGAAGGAAGTGTAGCCAGATAGACACCAGGTGAAATGTGAGATTCCTCTTCTGCCGCTCACCCCGTCTCCCCACCCTCACAGCCACACCCAGCTCTTCCCACTGCGCTGAACCCATCAGGCTCCATCTGCCCTCTGAGCTTTTGCAGATGCTGTTTCCCTTGCCTACCTTCCCTTCTTGCCAACCCATTGCCATGACCCACATTCAAGGCCTCTGAGTGGCTGCATCAGCCTCCTCTTGGTCTGCCTGCAGCCACCCTGGCCCCCTCAAATAGATCTCCCTGCAAATATGCTTATCTCACTTTCCAGCTTCAATCTGACTGTTCTCAGGACAGAGTCCATTTTGTGGTCTGGACCCAGCCCAGCATCTAGCCATCTCGCCTCTCCTGATCCCAGTTTCAAAGCTTACACCAAACAATCCTAGCCATTTCCCACTTCTGAACCTTTGCCCACACAGTCTCCTCTGCCTGGAAATCCATCCCCTGCAAGGAGGGCATGGATTGCTTTTGCCTGCCCAGGatccattttcttttccactgGTGAGGGAATCCCCACCCAGGGCTCAAATCTGGGATCTTCCTGTAGGGCTGGTTCATTTCTGTGATCAAGGGTGAGCTGgagcttgctttttcattttttaattgggatgCTGTGGGTGCAGCCTGCATTCTCCAGTTGGCTACCTGGGCCCCTATGTCTTATTCCAGCCTCCTCCATCTGTCACATCTGCTTGGGTCCTAGAGGCATTTGAGTTTGAGACTCCTGGTACACATCTCCCTTCTGCCTCTACTAGGCTCTGATTCCCTCCTGGATCCCAAGGGTTTTGCCTTTCAGTTCCCTGCTCTTCCTGGGTGCCCACTTCCCTGTCCTGTCCTGACACCCAGAAGTGCCCTTAGTTCTCTGAAGGTTCAGTTAATTCCCCTTCAGATCTGAggagctgagactcagagatCTAAATTCCCTGGAGAAGGGAAGGCTGCCTAGCTGAGCGTGTCCATGTCTTCCCTGGAGAAAGGACAGGAGGGCCCCGGGGTGGAGGTGTGTATTACAGAGCACAGGTACAGCCCCAGGTGGCATCTCGCGGCTGTGTCCTGTGAGAATGGCCCCTTCAGTTCAGGACATCACCAAACGCAGTGTCCACTTCTGCCCAACgttgttgtgggttttttgtttgtttgttttgtttttggctgcacccagggattgaacccaggccctcagcagtgaaagcacagagactAGGGAACTCCTCAGCATATGTTTGGTGCTTGAAGGGTGAAGGTCTTGGTCGGTCTGGGGCTTTCACATCTGAGGTAGCTCATCTGCCCCTGGCCCATCGCTGGTCTCCAAGGTTGAGAAAGGAGCAAAGGGGTAGAATAGCTCCCTCAAGGCAGACTGGCACCCCCAGACTCCCCCTGAAGAAGGAACCTCTGTGGATGAGACCCATTTTTCTCTCCTCCTGGCAAAGGGCGGAGGAGAGAGTAGGTtctgggaggggagaggcagcTCCAGACTGGAGTCTTTCCAGGAGGAGTCACCTTGGGGACCACCTTCACCCATGGGAGCCCTCATGCTCTGGTTCCTCCCAGATCCACCCAGAAGGGTTGGAGAGAGGCGAACCCTAGGCTTGAGGTGAGGGTAGGAGGGGCCACACAGGTGGGCAAGACCTCAGgggggtgggtgtgtgtatgcatatttgGGGGACTGGATTTAGACCCACTGCTTAGACTTCTGAGTCCTGACTCAACATGGAAGGAAGTTTGACGTCTGAACACGGACCCCCACCACCCTCCCTTACCCCCTAACTGACCTTGGCTCTGGCCCCAGCTGCTCTGTACCTCTCCCAACTAATGATATCCCCATGGAACCAAATCCTAAAGGGACTTCAGCACCCAATGGGGGTTTCATTTTGGGAGGGATGCATGGTGGAGTCTGCTTGGGACCCCAGGAGTGAGGAATAAGCAGGTTTCTCACCTCCAACCAAAAAGGTGGTAACAGCAGCCACAGGCAAGAGGTGAAATACTTAGTAACCAGTACAACATGGGCATCAACCAAGTGTAGTGTTCCAGCTGAACATCAAACCGGGTATCACATATCCTCAAATATAAGATGCCATTGattgtaaaacacacacactatTACTCAAAAAGAAAATTGTCAAACCAGTGCTTTCTTATCACTTACAATTTCTATTTTATACTTGTTGACAAGAGTTCTTTTGGACTTATTTCCACATAGATCGTTATCATGTTGGATCTACAagccacaggcacaggccacaACGGCTACGTGACAACCGATGCCTGGCTGACAGTGACCATTAGACACCCTTGATTACACCATTTTTTCCCACAGACCAAATATGACTTCAGTGTATGTGGGAAAAAAAGTGCTTCTTAGAACAGAAGAATGatggtaatttcttttttttttaaataattttatttatttatttttggctacttcggttctttgttgctgtgcgtggctttctctagttgcggcgagcgggggctactcttcgttgcggtgcgcaggcttctaattgcggtggcttctattgttgtggagcacgggctctaggcatgcgggcttcagtagttgtggcacgtgggctcagtagtggtgcctcgcggactctagagcacaggctcagtagttgtggcgcacgggtttagttgccccgcggcatgtgggaccaggactcaaacctgtgtcccctgcattggcaggcggattcttaaccactgtgccaccaggggagctcAATAATGGTAATTTCTAACATTTACTAAGCACTCACTCTGCGTTAATTATCATCCAAAGAAATCCATAAGGTTGGctagacccattttacagattaggaaactgaggtgaGCAGAGGTGAAGTCAGTCCTTCGAGGTCCCACAAGCAGTACGTGACAGAGTGGGACTTTAGCCAAGGCTAACTCGAGAGTGTTCTGTTGGCCACTGGACTTAAAGAAGTGAAATCGTGAGTGTCGCATGAAACCGTGTTATCCCACACTGCCAGTGTAGCCTCCTTGGCTTTAGGAGCGGCGGGCGTAGGGCACTGGAGTGGCCCCTTTGGCAAACAGCTTGAGGGAGAAATCGAGGGCCGGGGCAGCCTGGGTCAGCATCCCCAAAGAGATGACATCGATATGGGGCCCACAGAACTGAGGGAGGCTGTCCAGCGTGACGCCCCCGCTCGCCTCCACGCCCACGTTCGGGAACCGGGCCTTCAGCGCCGCGGCCGTGGGGTGCAGTTCCTGCGGGACACAAGCCAGCGAGAGGTGAaagcccccgccccagccccttccccttcccGGGAAGCAGACGCCGCCTCACCTCAGGCCTGAAGTTGTCCAGCAAGACGAGGTCTGCTCCTGCCTCGGCCGCCTCCACAGCCTCCTGCAGGCTGCTGCACTCGACCTCCACCTTCAGGGAGAAGTCGGCCGCCTGCCGGGCCCCCCTCACCGCCTGTCAGGTGGCAAGGGTGAGAGTGAGAACGGGTGGCACCCGGCCCTGGGCAAGTGAGCTGGGACTGGCATTCGAAAGGCTCCAGCTGGATAATGAGCTTGGGGTTAATGAGGAAACCAGGCATCGAAATGGCTTCTCGCATATTAGGTGAAACCACGTGAAATTACCACTTTTGTGGGTTAAGAAAATGGCCGAATTCAGCACTATTTGGCATTTGCACCTGAGTTCAATTGACTCAGAATATTAAGACTGGAAAGGGTCTTCAAGAACATTTTCACAGACGGGGAGCAGGTCCAGGGAGTTAGAGTGACCTGCCCAACACTGGGTTCCCAATAGTTCGTCCTTTTCCCTTGAATATCATACCGACCAGCAGAAGAACGCTGGTGAAGAAGCAAGTCcaacccttcattttacagatggaaccACTGAGGGGTCAAGGAGTCTTGCATGCCCCAACTCCCAGGCCGTCACTATTTGCCAGGGAGTGGTTGGGGGTCCCTGGTAGAGGGGAAGGGCAATGCTGGCGGGGTGGCTGgagcagggccagggcaggggctcAGCTGGACAGACAGACACCTTTTCCACACCACCAGCTGCCATGACGTGGTTGTCCTTCACCATCACCAGCCCTCCCAAGTCGTAGCGGTGGGAGGCGGCCCCACCCACTAGGAGCCCATACTTCTCCACCAGCCGGAAGCCTGGCGTCGTCTTCCTCGTGCCTGCCACGTGCCCGGCCCAGCCGGTCCCCCTGGCGGTctccacagcagcagcagcagcggtggCAACTCCACTGCAGCGGGCCAGCATATTAAGGGCCACCCGCTCCCCCAGCAGCAGGCAGTGGGCAGGGCCCTGGACCTCGGCCACCTTGGCCACAGGCACCAGCTTTGATCCCTCAGGGAGGAACCAGGAGACCTGGCAGTTGACTTGGGCAAAGATGGCATCAAAGAAGGGCCTCCCAGCCAGCACCCCGGGGGACTTGGCCCACAGCATCGCCTGTGAGGGGGCTGCCCCTGTGACCAAGGCCATGTGGTTGAGGCCTGGGCAGTCCTCTCGGAGCCAGCTTTCTGCCAAGGC contains these protein-coding regions:
- the QPRT gene encoding nicotinate-nucleotide pyrophosphorylase [carboxylating] isoform X1, which encodes MHGNHPRKILIQLIWNGPQQQSSKSSPGLALLLPPATLAALAESWLREDCPGLNHMALVTGAAPSQAMLWAKSPGVLAGRPFFDAIFAQVNCQVSWFLPEGSKLVPVAKVAEVQGPAHCLLLGERVALNMLARCSGVATAAAAAVETARGTGWAGHVAGTRKTTPGFRLVEKYGLLVGGAASHRYDLGGLVMVKDNHVMAAGGVEKAVRGARQAADFSLKVEVECSSLQEAVEAAEAGADLVLLDNFRPEELHPTAAALKARFPNVGVEASGGVTLDSLPQFCGPHIDVISLGMLTQAAPALDFSLKLFAKGATPVPYARRS
- the QPRT gene encoding nicotinate-nucleotide pyrophosphorylase [carboxylating] isoform X2; this encodes MGPEGLALLLPPATLAALAESWLREDCPGLNHMALVTGAAPSQAMLWAKSPGVLAGRPFFDAIFAQVNCQVSWFLPEGSKLVPVAKVAEVQGPAHCLLLGERVALNMLARCSGVATAAAAAVETARGTGWAGHVAGTRKTTPGFRLVEKYGLLVGGAASHRYDLGGLVMVKDNHVMAAGGVEKAVRGARQAADFSLKVEVECSSLQEAVEAAEAGADLVLLDNFRPEELHPTAAALKARFPNVGVEASGGVTLDSLPQFCGPHIDVISLGMLTQAAPALDFSLKLFAKGATPVPYARRS